The DNA region GCTCATTGTTTTCAGATGGTGTATGAAATCCAACTAGAGACAGCGCCTGTGTACAATACTTCAGATTATACTGAGGCTTTTTGGATGTCGCTTCAAGAAATCATTGATCGTATTGAAGGGGAGAGCTAGCCAAGACGGATATCGTGACTACCGTTAAAAGATTCTATTTTTAAATCCAGCGTTATCAGTATCTATGAACAATTGCTTCGTTTGTGGGCGTATTGAGCAAATAAAGGATGGGACGAATCCATTTTTGTCACTGAACTTAATACGGGTTATGTAGTGCTTGGTGACTTTCAATTCTTTAATGGCTATACAGTTTTTTATCTAAAAATCATTGTACTGAATTACATCAGCTCTCGTCTACTGAACGAGCGCTTTTTTACAGGAGATGTCTTTGGTTGCGGAGGCGGTTTTTAATGCTTTTAAGCCCGTAAAAATGAATTACGAACTATTGGGCAATTCGGATAGTCATTTGCACTGGCATCTCTTTCCGCGACACGCGGATGATCCTTTGCCACGTGGACCTGTTTGGTTGATCGATAAAGAATTACGCAACGGAGATTCCGCTCGCCCAACGAAGGAAGAGCTCATTGTATTAAGAGATAAGCTGCAGCACGAACTTAGCCGTTTAGAAATTTTATTTAAGTCACTTTGATAGAGAAAAGCTATGCAATGGCACACTCATGCAGCGATAGGCGCGAACGCTATCTGGTTAACGGCATTGTTTGGAGATGCTTCTCAGGCACCGATTGTTTATTTAACTATTGGTGCTTTTGGCGGGTTATTGCCGGACATTGATGCGGGTGGTGGCAAGAGTTACGGTGCTAAGATTCACTATATCGGTGGTGGTATTTTTAAGCCTTTTCAAAACGTGTTTCGTCATAGGGGATTCTTTCATTCGTTCATGTGTATTGTTTTAGTTTTCTGCTTGTCGACTCCGCTTGCTTGGTTTATTGATCCGTTTGTACCAATGGTATTAACGGCTGGGTATGCAAGCCATATCGTTATTGATAATTGGAATTGTGGTTTAGAGTTTTTCTATCCATTGAAAAAGCGCGTAACCTTTGTTCCGAAATGGATGCAATTTCGCGTTGGTTCAATCGGGGATAATCTTCTCTTTCTTCTTGGTGTTTTTGGTTTAGTGGCGTATATATTGACGCACTTGTTATATATTGCGACATAAAGCATCCCGCTAATGAGCGGGATGCTTTATGTCATTGTTTTTGGTCTTTTGTACGAATAACGATCCAAGAGACAAGCAATACAGTTTGCATCCATAACATCAATATATTTAGTCCGTTTGTACTCGGGCTTGTCCAACCAGCAGCAAAATAAAAATTAAGATTCATAAAGACTCCTCCAGTGAGTGCTGATATAGCAATACATCGCGCAATATTTTTGTTGATGGACTTCTTGCTAAACCAGTATAGCGTGAGAGCGAAGAGGAGTCCGAGGCCGGTTAGAATTTCACCCCATTGTACGAGATTGGCAAAGAGTGCCGGGTACTCTTTTGCGCTTTTTAAGACAGAATCGATATACCAATTATGCGGATTACCGTTTTCAAATCGGACGAATGATGAATGAATACTCCCAACAAATGTGCCGCCGTAGATTTTGCCCCACCCAGAATGAAGCCATTGATAAGCCAGAATAAGCTGCATGCTAATAGAGACAAAAGCAGGATGGGTTAATATACGAGGTAATTTCATATGATGGTGTAAATATTGTTAAGTTCGAACTTCTAAATGTAGCTGAGGTTGTTTTGCGCGGATATTGCGA from Candidatus Nomurabacteria bacterium includes:
- a CDS encoding metal-dependent hydrolase, which codes for MQWHTHAAIGANAIWLTALFGDASQAPIVYLTIGAFGGLLPDIDAGGGKSYGAKIHYIGGGIFKPFQNVFRHRGFFHSFMCIVLVFCLSTPLAWFIDPFVPMVLTAGYASHIVIDNWNCGLEFFYPLKKRVTFVPKWMQFRVGSIGDNLLFLLGVFGLVAYILTHLLYIAT